Within the Clostridia bacterium genome, the region AAGGCCTTCTTTTTTTTAGCCAAACGTAAAGCAGCCAAAGTATCCGCGGTTTCACCTGATTGACTAATAAAGATAGCTAAAGTATTTTCATCAACAAAAGAATCACGATAACGGAACTCTGAGGCAATTTCTACTTCAACCATCATTCCCAAAAATTTTTCTAATAATAATTTACCAAACAAACCAGAATGATAGGCACTACCACAAGCTATAATATAAATTTTATTCCATTGATTGATTTGCTCTCGAGATACCTGGAAATTTTCCCAAACTACTCTATCCCCTTGAATTCGTCCCTCTAACACATTTTGCAGGGCCTGTGGTTGTTCAAAAATTTCCTTCAACATAAAATGAGCGAAATCACCTTTAGCGTTCATTTTCCTTTCCCCCTCATTTAAAATGTCGGAAAGCACGTTGGGCAATATCTTTACGATAATGAGCCCCCTTAAACTTCAACTTTTTAATTTCTTGATAAACACTAGCTGCAGCTTGAGGCAAATCATCTCCCAATACTGTTACCGCCAGCACCCTTCCCCCTGTGGTAACAATTTTCCCATTTTGAACAGTAGTTCCGGCCTGAAAAACTATAGTTTCTTTATCCAACTTTTCCAGCCCTTCAATTACATGACCACGTTCATAATCTCCCGGATAACCTGCTGAAGCCATTACCACTGCAACACAAGCTTTATTCGACCATTTAATTTTATTTTCCCAAACAGCTAAAGAACCATCACAAACAGCCAATAATAAATCCACAAGATCATTTTTCAGACGCGGTAAAACCGCCTGAGTTTCCGGATCTCCAAAACGAACATTATATTCCAAAACACGCGGACCTTGTGCAGTAATCATTAAACCAGCATATAAAACACCCTTAAAAGAACGCCCTTCTGCCTGCATAGCCCTAATAGTAGGCTGTAAAATTTTCGCAAAAACTTCATTCTTTAATTCCTCTGTAGCTACTGGTGCAGGTGAATAAGCACCCATACCTCCTGTATTCGGTCCCTGATCATCATCAAAAACCCGTTTGTGATCCTGCGAAGAAGCCAAAGGAATTACCGTTTCCCCATCACATAAAGCTAAAATAGTTACTTCTTCACCCTCTAAATATTCCTCAATGATTATTCTTTTACCAGCTTGACCAAAGACCTGTGCAATCATAATTGTCTCCACGGCCTTTTCGGCTTCCTCTAAAGAAGTACAAATTAAAACCCCTTTACCAGCAGCCAAACCATCTGCCTTTACCACCCAAGGTCCTTGACTTTGCCGTAAATAGGTTTTAGCCATAGCCGCCTCTGTAAAAATATGATATTCAGCTGTAGGAATACCATAATTATGCATAAGATTTTTAGCAAATACTTTACTGCCTTCCAATTCCGCAGCCTGTTGACTAGGTCCAAAAGCCTTGATACCCACCTTCTGCAAGGCATCAACCAAACCTAAGGTTAAAGGCAATTCCGGTCCCACAACAACTAAATCTATTGCTTTTTCCCGACAAAAATTAACTATACCATCGAGATCCTCAACCTTTAAAGGAACCAATTCCGCTAAAGAAGCGATACCCGCATTACCAGGAGCACAATAAATTTTCTTTACTTTTTTACTTTGAGCTATTTTCCAAACCAAAGTATGTTCTCGCCCACCACTACCAACCACTAAAATTTTCAAACCCATTATTAACCTCCTTTAGTGTTTGAAATGCCTTTTACCTGTGAAAATCATTACTATATCATATTCATCCGCTTTTTCAATTACAGACTCATCCCTAACCGAACCACCTGGTTGAATAATTGCTTTCACACCGGCTTTAGCGGCTACTTCCACACTATCAGGAAAAGGGAAAAAAGCATCAGAGGCCAACACAGAATCTTTAACCAAATCTGCGGCTTGTTCTAAAGCAATTTTAACCGCCCCCACCCGATTCATTTGTCCTGCTCCTACTCCGATTAACTGTTTTTCTTTAGTAAGTACAATAGCATTAGATTTAACGTGTTTTACCAAACCCCAAGCAAAAAGCAATTCTGCCTTTTGTTCTTCACTCGGCTGTTTTTTAGTTACTACCTTTAAATCTGCCGGTGTTAAAATTGCCTGATCCCTTTCTTGAAGTAAAAAACCTCCACTTATCGGTTCCAACCAATATCGTTCATCCCTAACTACTCTTTCACCCATGGCTAAAAGCCTTAAATTTTGTTTAGCGGCTAAAAGGGAAACCGCATCTCCGCTAAAACTAGGAGCAATAATAATTTCCAAAAAAATCTTTTTTAATTCTGCAGCTAACTTTTCATCTACCTCTCTATTTAAGGCCACAATACCCCCAAAAGCAGAAAGAGGATCAGAAGCATAAGCACGCTGATAAGCCTCTAAAATATTTTTTCCCAGTGCCGCTCCACAGGGATTAGTATGTTTAATAATGGCAGCTGCTGGCTCAGAAAACTCACTAACCAGTGCCCAAGCAGCTTCACTATCCACCAAATTATTATAAGATAATTCTTTTCCTTGTAATTTCCGGGCACTTGTCAGCATCCCCACTTGTTTCCCCGGATAACAATATAAAGCAGCTTTTTGATGGGGATTTTCACCATAACGCAAATCTTGTACTTTTTTCCCTTCCCGAAAATAATGTGCCGGAAAATCTGTTTGCAAAAGAAACTTACTTAAATATTGACTAATGGTCAAATCATAAGAAGCTGTATGGGAAAAAGCCTCTACAGCCAATTCTTCCCGCAGGGACAAGGAAACCTCACCCTTTTCTTTTAACTCTTTAAGTACTTTTTCATAAGCCGCAGGCTTGACAACTACCGCCACACGTTGAAAATTTTTCGCCGCAGCTCTCAGCATAGCTGGACCACCAATGTCAATATTTTCTATCACCTGCTCTAAAGTTACTTTTTCCCGGGCAATAATCTCCTTAAAAGGATAAAGATTAACAACAACCAAATCAAGATTAAAAATGCCCCAGGAGGCTATTTCTTTTTGATCTTTTTCCTCATCTCTAGCTAAAATACCCCCATGAATTTTAGGATGTAATGTTTTTACCCTACCTCCTAAAATTTCCGGGAATCCAGTTATTTCTGAAACTGCAAGTACTTCCACACCCGCAGTTTTTAATTCCTGGGCTGTTCCCCCCGTGGAAATAATTTGATAACCCAATTTCACCAAAGCAGTGGCAAATTCCGTAATCCCCTGTTTATCAGCCACACTAATTAAAGCATATTTCAATTTAATCCTCCTCACTAAACAAAACTTGACGTCCTTTACAGTATATTTTTCCTTCAACTAATAATTGCACAGCCCGCGGATAAAGACGGTGTTCTTCCCGCAAAATTCTAGCCGCCAAACTCTCTTCACTATCATCTGGGTAAACAGGTACTACTGCTTGCAAAATAATGGGTCCTGTATCTACCCCGGCATCAACAAAATGTACTGTACAACCACTATAACGCACACCATAATCAAGTGCCTGTTTTTGAGCCCGTAAACCCGGAAACGCCGGTAATAAAGAAGGATGAATATTCAAAACCGGTATAGCAACTTTTTCCATAAATTCTGCGGAAAGAATCCGCATAAAGCCGGCTAACAGCAAACAATCCACTTGATAATCTTTTATAATGGTTAATAATTTTTTTTCATAGGCCTTCACAGCAGAAAAATCTTCTGGAAGAAGACAAACAGCAGGAATCTTTTCACGCTCTGCACGCTTTAAAGCAAAAGCCTTACATTGATCACTAACTACCAAAACCACTTGGGCTTTTATCTTTCCCTGCCGACAAGCATCTAAAATAGCCTGTAAATTTGAGCCTCTGCCAGAGGCTAAAACAGCCAATCTCATTTAACCTCTCCCCTTAAAATCAATCCCCCAGATCCTTGAGTTACCTCACCCAAAAGATAGGCTACTTCACCCTGTTCTTTTAGCCAAGCCTGAAGGTTCCTAGCCTGAGCCTCCTCCAAAATCAAAACATAACCTATACCT harbors:
- the purH gene encoding bifunctional phosphoribosylaminoimidazolecarboxamide formyltransferase/IMP cyclohydrolase translates to MKLKYALISVADKQGITEFATALVKLGYQIISTGGTAQELKTAGVEVLAVSEITGFPEILGGRVKTLHPKIHGGILARDEEKDQKEIASWGIFNLDLVVVNLYPFKEIIAREKVTLEQVIENIDIGGPAMLRAAAKNFQRVAVVVKPAAYEKVLKELKEKGEVSLSLREELAVEAFSHTASYDLTISQYLSKFLLQTDFPAHYFREGKKVQDLRYGENPHQKAALYCYPGKQVGMLTSARKLQGKELSYNNLVDSEAAWALVSEFSEPAAAIIKHTNPCGAALGKNILEAYQRAYASDPLSAFGGIVALNREVDEKLAAELKKIFLEIIIAPSFSGDAVSLLAAKQNLRLLAMGERVVRDERYWLEPISGGFLLQERDQAILTPADLKVVTKKQPSEEQKAELLFAWGLVKHVKSNAIVLTKEKQLIGVGAGQMNRVGAVKIALEQAADLVKDSVLASDAFFPFPDSVEVAAKAGVKAIIQPGGSVRDESVIEKADEYDIVMIFTGKRHFKH
- the purD gene encoding phosphoribosylamine--glycine ligase; this translates as MKILVVGSGGREHTLVWKIAQSKKVKKIYCAPGNAGIASLAELVPLKVEDLDGIVNFCREKAIDLVVVGPELPLTLGLVDALQKVGIKAFGPSQQAAELEGSKVFAKNLMHNYGIPTAEYHIFTEAAMAKTYLRQSQGPWVVKADGLAAGKGVLICTSLEEAEKAVETIMIAQVFGQAGKRIIIEEYLEGEEVTILALCDGETVIPLASSQDHKRVFDDDQGPNTGGMGAYSPAPVATEELKNEVFAKILQPTIRAMQAEGRSFKGVLYAGLMITAQGPRVLEYNVRFGDPETQAVLPRLKNDLVDLLLAVCDGSLAVWENKIKWSNKACVAVVMASAGYPGDYERGHVIEGLEKLDKETIVFQAGTTVQNGKIVTTGGRVLAVTVLGDDLPQAAASVYQEIKKLKFKGAHYRKDIAQRAFRHFK
- the purN gene encoding phosphoribosylglycinamide formyltransferase, which produces MRLAVLASGRGSNLQAILDACRQGKIKAQVVLVVSDQCKAFALKRAEREKIPAVCLLPEDFSAVKAYEKKLLTIIKDYQVDCLLLAGFMRILSAEFMEKVAIPVLNIHPSLLPAFPGLRAQKQALDYGVRYSGCTVHFVDAGVDTGPIILQAVVPVYPDDSEESLAARILREEHRLYPRAVQLLVEGKIYCKGRQVLFSEED